The following coding sequences lie in one Cyanobacterium sp. Dongsha4 genomic window:
- a CDS encoding TrkA family potassium uptake protein: MAENKQTQPNLDNYQRFRTFFNLDLGSLKFLSNLRRETRQFAVIGLGRFGRAVCETLYNMGYDVLGADVEEKLVAQALTDKIASSAIRLDCTEASALKEAGIFELDTVIVAIGNYLEESIITTLNLKEAGVKYIVAKASSETHGKLLKKVGADLVVYPEYEAGCELAYTLTKPGILDRFELDPDNSIVEIAIPEEFDGKTLAEMKLRSRYGLNVLAVGNDDKFIINPPPQFVLTKGLSMVVIGSNKDINRL; the protein is encoded by the coding sequence ATGGCGGAAAATAAACAAACCCAACCCAATTTAGACAATTATCAAAGATTCAGAACCTTTTTTAACTTAGATTTAGGTTCTTTAAAATTTTTGAGTAATCTAAGAAGAGAAACTCGTCAGTTTGCTGTTATCGGTTTGGGAAGATTTGGCAGGGCAGTATGCGAAACTCTTTACAATATGGGCTATGACGTATTGGGTGCTGATGTAGAAGAAAAGTTGGTTGCTCAAGCATTAACCGACAAAATCGCCTCTAGTGCTATTCGTTTAGATTGTACCGAAGCTAGTGCTTTAAAAGAAGCTGGGATTTTTGAATTAGATACTGTTATAGTTGCGATCGGAAACTACTTAGAGGAGAGTATCATAACAACTTTAAACCTCAAAGAAGCAGGAGTTAAATATATAGTAGCTAAAGCATCTTCAGAGACCCACGGAAAACTCCTCAAAAAAGTTGGTGCAGATTTAGTTGTATATCCTGAATACGAAGCAGGATGCGAATTAGCTTATACCCTTACTAAGCCCGGAATATTAGATCGTTTTGAATTAGACCCAGACAACAGTATTGTTGAAATAGCGATTCCCGAAGAATTTGATGGAAAAACTCTAGCTGAAATGAAACTCAGAAGCAGATATGGACTCAATGTATTAGCTGTTGGGAATGATGATAAATTTATTATTAATCCACCACCACAATTTGTATTAACAAAAGGTTTATCAATGGTAGTTATTGGCTCGAACAAAGACATAAACCGCCTCTAA
- the nusA gene encoding transcription termination factor NusA — translation MSIVKLSGLQALISEISQTHNLPRTSVEEALREALFKGYERFRRSKLGEKAHNMLPPEYFDNFRVELDLEEEGFRVLALKMVTDSVEEPDHQIALAEVQEFNEEVQLGNEVLVDVTPEQKDFGRMAAMQTKQVLQQKLKEQQRAIIQAEFTELEGTVLSAKVLRFEGQSVIMTVQSAYGRPEVEAELPRGEQLSSDNYRANATFKVYLKRVKEGVHRGAQLIVSRADAGLVVYLFANEVPEIEEGIIRIVAISREANPSKPDITARTKIAVDTLERDVDPVGACIGARGSRIQAVVNELKGEKIDVIRWSPDPATYIANALSPAKIDIVELIDPDEKQSLVVVPDNHFSLAIGKDGQNVRLAARLTGWKIDIKKKSDYLNEEAE, via the coding sequence ATGAGCATCGTTAAATTATCAGGTTTACAAGCCTTAATTAGTGAAATTAGTCAAACCCACAATTTACCCAGAACTTCCGTAGAAGAAGCCCTTAGAGAAGCATTATTTAAAGGCTATGAGCGTTTTCGTCGGTCTAAATTAGGAGAAAAAGCACACAATATGTTACCTCCTGAATATTTTGATAATTTCCGAGTAGAATTGGATTTAGAAGAGGAAGGCTTTAGAGTTTTAGCCCTAAAAATGGTGACAGATTCTGTGGAAGAGCCTGATCATCAAATTGCTTTAGCTGAAGTTCAAGAGTTTAATGAAGAAGTACAATTAGGTAATGAAGTTTTAGTTGATGTTACGCCTGAACAGAAGGATTTTGGTCGCATGGCGGCGATGCAAACAAAGCAAGTCTTGCAACAAAAACTAAAAGAGCAACAAAGGGCTATTATTCAAGCAGAATTTACGGAGTTGGAAGGAACAGTTCTTTCTGCTAAGGTATTACGCTTCGAGGGACAGTCTGTAATTATGACGGTGCAAAGTGCTTATGGAAGACCAGAAGTTGAAGCTGAATTACCAAGAGGAGAGCAACTAAGCAGTGATAACTATCGTGCCAATGCCACTTTCAAGGTTTATTTAAAACGGGTAAAAGAGGGGGTTCATCGAGGTGCCCAATTAATAGTATCCCGTGCTGATGCTGGTTTAGTCGTTTATTTATTTGCCAATGAAGTGCCAGAAATTGAGGAAGGAATTATTCGCATTGTGGCTATTTCAAGAGAAGCGAATCCCAGTAAACCAGATATTACAGCAAGAACAAAAATAGCTGTAGATACCCTAGAAAGGGATGTTGATCCTGTCGGGGCTTGTATCGGTGCAAGAGGTTCTCGTATTCAGGCAGTAGTGAATGAACTTAAGGGAGAAAAAATAGATGTTATTCGTTGGTCCCCAGATCCTGCTACTTACATAGCAAATGCTTTGAGTCCAGCTAAAATAGACATCGTAGAACTGATTGACCCTGATGAAAAACAGTCTTTAGTGGTAGTTCCCGATAATCACTTTAGTCTTGCTATTGGTAAGGATGGGCAAAATGTTCGTTTAGCGGCACGTCTCACAGGATGGAAAATTGACATCAAAAAGAAATCTGACTATTTGAATGAGGAAGCTGAATAA
- a CDS encoding 3'(2'),5'-bisphosphate nucleotidase yields the protein MYQKEKEIAISAVLQASELCQKVRQDIPPALEKQDKSPVTVADFGSQAIICKALKDIFPDTPIVGEEDATELRQSEQKNTLTKITEYVKQIIDDASENQVLDWIDYGNGKVGRRFWTLDPIDGTKGFLRQDQYAIALALIEDGEVKLGILGCPALNINQTQEQGCIFVAARGEGSYRMPLNGGEMTKLQVVSNDDVQRFRFVESVEASHGDQERQNAIAQAVGITSQSVRVDSQAKYGIVASGEAALYLRLPSPKYPDYRENIWDHAAGAIVVEEAGGKVTDMYGKPLDFFSATKMMENRGVVVSNGNIHEKVLEALNQ from the coding sequence ATGTATCAAAAAGAAAAAGAAATCGCTATTTCGGCTGTTTTACAAGCCTCTGAACTATGTCAAAAAGTTAGACAAGATATTCCCCCTGCTTTAGAAAAACAAGACAAAAGTCCTGTTACTGTGGCTGACTTTGGTTCTCAGGCAATTATTTGTAAAGCCTTAAAAGATATTTTTCCTGATACTCCCATTGTCGGGGAAGAAGATGCGACAGAGTTAAGACAATCTGAACAGAAAAACACGCTGACGAAAATAACAGAATATGTAAAGCAAATTATTGATGATGCTTCGGAAAATCAGGTTTTAGACTGGATTGACTACGGTAATGGCAAAGTTGGTCGTCGTTTTTGGACTTTAGACCCCATTGATGGTACAAAAGGTTTTTTAAGACAAGATCAATATGCGATCGCACTTGCTTTAATTGAAGATGGAGAGGTTAAATTAGGGATTTTAGGATGTCCCGCTTTGAACATTAATCAAACTCAGGAGCAAGGTTGTATCTTTGTAGCGGCAAGAGGAGAAGGAAGTTATCGAATGCCCTTAAATGGCGGAGAAATGACTAAATTACAAGTTGTTAGTAATGATGATGTACAACGTTTTCGTTTTGTAGAAAGTGTTGAAGCCAGTCATGGAGACCAAGAAAGACAAAATGCGATCGCACAAGCAGTAGGAATTACGAGTCAATCCGTCAGAGTTGATTCTCAAGCTAAGTATGGTATTGTTGCCAGTGGAGAAGCCGCTCTTTATCTACGCTTACCTTCTCCAAAATATCCTGATTACAGAGAAAATATCTGGGATCACGCCGCAGGTGCGATCGTTGTTGAAGAGGCTGGAGGTAAAGTTACAGATATGTACGGCAAACCTTTAGACTTTTTCAGTGCCACTAAGATGATGGAAAATAGAGGTGTAGTGGTTAGCAATGGCAACATTCATGAAAAAGTATTGGAAGCCCTTAATCAATAA
- the hpsJ-A gene encoding HpsJ-like protein, cyanoexosortase A-associated, whose amino-acid sequence MTQFDQENINSTYSDNQEYNSDYQAKLTQKVDKLGNFSLNMLRSLVLWRLIGYGFLVLFALDLAAIFIPPNFLNPQWEFQTLGEVVERVAIPFIALLFIFFGGNYLRKGWEYLVLTALSWLCLIAGVLFILAVPLGVINTIRIDTQATTRLTEQTNQRLEVLEQVETRLKDVKSREEMQILISQLSNNNAPTIENDQQLTEAKQRLGEFITSSRNQLNSQTDLANNQRRKSLIKQSVKWNLGALISGILFIMTWQMTKWSRQKVE is encoded by the coding sequence ATGACTCAATTTGATCAAGAAAATATAAATTCGACTTATTCTGATAATCAAGAATATAATAGCGATTATCAAGCCAAATTGACGCAAAAAGTCGATAAATTAGGAAATTTCAGCTTAAATATGCTAAGGTCTTTAGTCCTATGGCGTTTAATTGGCTATGGTTTTTTAGTTCTATTTGCTTTAGATTTAGCGGCCATTTTTATTCCCCCCAATTTTTTAAATCCTCAGTGGGAATTTCAAACTTTAGGTGAAGTAGTAGAAAGAGTTGCAATTCCTTTTATTGCTCTACTCTTTATTTTTTTTGGGGGCAATTATCTGAGAAAAGGATGGGAATATTTAGTTTTAACTGCCTTATCATGGTTATGTTTAATTGCAGGTGTTTTATTTATTTTGGCAGTACCTTTGGGGGTTATTAATACTATTCGTATTGATACTCAAGCAACCACCCGATTAACAGAACAAACTAATCAAAGATTGGAAGTTTTAGAGCAAGTAGAAACAAGACTGAAAGATGTCAAAAGTCGAGAGGAAATGCAGATATTGATAAGCCAACTAAGTAACAATAATGCTCCAACCATTGAAAATGATCAACAATTGACTGAAGCGAAGCAGAGATTGGGAGAATTTATTACAAGTTCTCGAAATCAGTTGAATAGTCAAACCGATTTAGCTAATAATCAACGAAGAAAATCTTTAATTAAACAATCCGTTAAATGGAATTTAGGAGCTTTAATTTCTGGTATCTTGTTTATTATGACTTGGCAGATGACAAAATGGTCTCGACAAAAAGTTGAATAG
- a CDS encoding TrkH family potassium uptake protein: MTIARTICLGFIAVISVGTILLMMPFAIETGNWGSFITALFTSTSAVCVTGLIVVDTGTYFSFWGELIILCLIQIGGLGYMTTSTFLILLIGKKFDFRQKIAINESFDRPFLQGSRNLVISIFVTTFILEFFAALILYSAFSQDYGWQNGIWFAVFHSVSAWNNAGFSLFPDSLIQYQTSIPINIVITTLIILGGIGYQVIIEFCLWILDFFKQKVHPHYEFSLNFKVVTRTTIILLILGAIGFFITEFHNLETFALLSFKDKLLVAWFQSVTTRTAGFNSIDIAAMTKAGLFITIGLMFIGASPSGTGGGIKTTTLSILFNSTRAVLRGQEQVIMHKREVPVSLILKAMAVVFGSGVTVVSITFFISLLHSDFEFLAILFEVISAFATVGLSTGITASLSTLSKLAIVFTMYLGRVGVLLFMAAIVGDPRPSRIEYPEENLLVG; the protein is encoded by the coding sequence ATGACCATTGCCAGAACTATTTGTCTCGGATTTATTGCTGTCATCTCTGTTGGTACAATTCTTCTCATGATGCCTTTTGCCATTGAAACAGGGAATTGGGGTAGTTTTATTACTGCCTTATTTACATCTACTTCTGCTGTTTGTGTAACGGGTTTAATTGTCGTAGATACAGGCACATATTTTTCCTTTTGGGGGGAGTTAATAATTCTCTGCTTAATCCAAATAGGTGGACTAGGCTACATGACAACTAGCACTTTTTTAATTCTCCTTATCGGTAAAAAATTTGATTTTAGGCAAAAAATTGCTATTAATGAATCTTTTGACCGACCTTTTTTGCAAGGAAGCCGCAATTTGGTTATTTCCATTTTTGTCACGACTTTTATTCTTGAATTCTTCGCCGCACTTATTCTATATTCGGCATTTTCCCAAGATTATGGTTGGCAAAACGGAATATGGTTTGCCGTATTTCATTCTGTAAGTGCATGGAACAACGCAGGATTTAGTCTTTTTCCTGACAGTCTAATTCAATATCAAACTTCGATACCCATAAATATTGTAATCACAACCTTAATTATTCTTGGTGGTATTGGCTATCAGGTAATAATAGAATTTTGTCTTTGGATTCTTGATTTCTTTAAACAAAAAGTACATCCCCATTATGAATTTTCCCTCAACTTTAAGGTTGTCACTAGAACAACAATTATTCTTTTAATTTTGGGTGCGATCGGATTTTTTATCACCGAATTTCATAACTTAGAAACATTCGCTCTTCTATCATTCAAAGATAAATTACTTGTCGCTTGGTTTCAGTCTGTCACCACGAGAACTGCGGGTTTTAATTCCATCGATATTGCCGCTATGACTAAAGCAGGACTATTTATCACTATTGGTTTAATGTTTATTGGTGCATCCCCCAGTGGTACGGGAGGTGGTATCAAAACCACTACTTTAAGCATTCTTTTTAATAGTACGAGAGCAGTTCTAAGAGGTCAAGAACAAGTAATTATGCACAAAAGAGAAGTGCCTGTATCCCTTATTCTGAAAGCGATGGCAGTAGTATTTGGCTCTGGTGTCACCGTTGTTTCTATTACATTTTTTATTTCTCTACTTCATTCTGACTTTGAGTTTTTAGCAATTCTTTTTGAAGTGATTTCTGCATTTGCCACTGTAGGTTTATCTACAGGTATAACCGCAAGTCTATCTACTCTTTCCAAACTCGCAATTGTTTTTACAATGTACTTAGGGCGAGTGGGAGTATTATTATTTATGGCGGCTATTGTTGGTGATCCTCGTCCCAGTCGAATTGAATATCCCGAAGAAAATCTTTTAGTAGGTTAA
- the rimP gene encoding ribosome maturation factor RimP encodes MTHPLIPSILELAEPIAQKLNLEIANIVFQTNKNPPVLRIDIKSVGGDTSLDDCEKMSRQLEEILDVENTLPSAYVLEISSPGIGNNLESDREFVSFKGFPVIVETNTIFKKKNRWEGTLQGRDDQFVYINSKGKITKIPRDIIQSVQLHNPS; translated from the coding sequence ATGACTCATCCTCTAATACCTTCTATTTTGGAACTAGCTGAACCTATTGCCCAAAAATTAAACCTTGAAATTGCAAATATAGTTTTTCAAACGAACAAAAATCCACCTGTGTTGAGAATAGATATAAAAAGTGTTGGCGGAGACACCAGTTTAGATGATTGTGAAAAAATGAGTCGTCAACTAGAGGAAATTCTTGATGTGGAAAACACTCTTCCCTCTGCCTATGTTTTGGAAATTTCTAGTCCTGGAATTGGTAATAACTTAGAGAGCGATCGAGAATTTGTCAGCTTTAAAGGTTTTCCCGTCATTGTCGAAACTAATACGATATTCAAGAAAAAAAACCGATGGGAAGGCACATTACAAGGTAGAGATGATCAATTTGTCTATATAAATAGTAAAGGTAAAATTACAAAAATTCCCAGAGACATTATCCAATCAGTGCAATTACATAATCCCAGTTAA
- the infB gene encoding translation initiation factor IF-2, with amino-acid sequence MKNGKVRIYDLSKELALDNKDVLEICSKLSIEVKNHSSTITESQAQDIKEAVKKASMTSAQNPANKNTPDKLKTPSTSIKKPNKKQEILAVYKNDRQSEQEKNNANSPVLLSPPRPPQPSKDYKKTPNHSEMVQENDNNSPNNVQSMDKSLKQPPARPSLVEKPELKSPSAPELKKPTTISKTNNKEGDDKKVVSRGEVSVSTSEEEKRAKGKNNNKAKNNSRRTKNNQNLPRRNDKESISSGKFIGEEKDSLPKPAKPIVIKDAKNSADSDKLKLSPKPKLQKPPQRPPAIIDTDLDDDDLETKAKGSDEDDLDSEPMLLEKPKIRKPKQKKSTTENSSWDDEDDDSDKSGKKDAKKVKKRRSLVIDDDDDLEDYFDDDQEDSTVIDLALARPPKQKKEATKATEKTRAPKKQPVRKDKSETKSERKGKQEKQEKPEFIVLKSAPTVRELADLLVTPDTEVIKLLFFKGIAVNITETVDLEIAEMVAKELGVEVITEEEKASAAKTDMLTEGDLDKLQKRPPVVTIMGHVDHGKTTLLDSIRNTKVVQGEAGGITQHIGAYHVDVEHEGETQQIVFLDTPGHEAFTAMRARGTKVTDIAVLVVAADDGVRPQTKEAISHARAAKVPIVVAINKIDKNEANPDRVKQELAELELVPEDWGGDTVMVPVSALTGDNLDALLEMIVLVSEVEELLANPDRNAKGTVIEAHLDRARGPVATLLVQNGTLRVGDVIVAGSVMGKIRAMIDDRGTKVEVASPSFAVEILGLSELPEAGDEFEVYSNEKDARAIAESRASAKRDNRLQQAMSSRRVSLSSLSAQAQQGELKELNLILKADVQGSVEAILGSLKQLPQNEVQIRVLLSGAGEVTETDVDLAAASGAVVIGFNTTLAPGARQAAEQEGVDIREYNVIYKLLDEIEGAMEGLLDPEEVEESLGRAEVRAVFSVGKGAVAGCYVLSGKVVRNRFIRVLRNGTEIYNGNLDSLRRVKDDVKEVASGFECGIAVNKFSQWQEGDIIEAYEMVFKRRTLSA; translated from the coding sequence ATGAAAAACGGAAAAGTAAGAATATACGATTTATCAAAAGAGCTTGCATTAGACAACAAGGACGTATTAGAAATATGTTCTAAGTTATCCATTGAGGTAAAAAATCATAGTAGTACCATCACTGAATCCCAAGCACAAGATATTAAAGAAGCAGTAAAAAAAGCCTCCATGACATCGGCACAAAATCCAGCAAACAAAAACACCCCTGACAAATTGAAAACCCCCTCCACCAGCATTAAAAAGCCCAATAAAAAGCAGGAAATATTGGCTGTGTACAAAAATGATAGACAGTCAGAACAGGAAAAAAATAACGCTAACTCCCCTGTATTGTTAAGTCCTCCTCGCCCTCCTCAGCCTTCAAAGGACTATAAAAAAACTCCTAATCATTCGGAAATGGTACAGGAAAATGATAATAACTCCCCAAATAATGTTCAAAGTATGGATAAAAGTCTTAAGCAACCTCCAGCACGTCCCTCTTTAGTCGAAAAACCAGAGTTAAAAAGTCCTTCTGCCCCCGAATTGAAAAAGCCAACTACTATCAGTAAAACTAATAATAAAGAAGGTGATGATAAAAAAGTAGTTAGCCGTGGTGAAGTATCTGTGTCCACTTCAGAAGAAGAAAAAAGGGCAAAAGGCAAAAATAATAACAAAGCTAAAAACAACTCTCGCCGCACTAAAAATAATCAAAATTTACCCCGTCGTAACGATAAAGAAAGTATCAGCAGTGGAAAATTTATAGGAGAAGAAAAAGATTCTCTTCCGAAACCTGCTAAACCCATAGTTATTAAGGATGCAAAAAATTCAGCCGATTCAGATAAGCTCAAATTATCACCAAAACCAAAACTACAAAAACCCCCTCAACGTCCTCCTGCGATCATTGACACTGATTTAGATGATGATGATTTAGAAACCAAAGCAAAAGGTAGTGATGAAGATGATTTGGATTCAGAACCAATGTTGCTGGAAAAACCAAAAATCAGAAAGCCAAAACAGAAAAAATCAACCACGGAAAACTCTTCTTGGGATGATGAAGACGATGATTCTGATAAATCAGGTAAAAAAGATGCGAAGAAAGTCAAGAAGCGTCGCTCCTTAGTCATTGATGATGATGATGACTTAGAAGATTATTTTGATGATGATCAAGAAGATTCTACGGTTATCGATTTAGCTTTAGCTCGTCCTCCTAAACAGAAAAAAGAAGCCACAAAAGCTACAGAAAAAACTCGTGCACCTAAAAAACAACCTGTTAGAAAGGATAAATCGGAAACTAAGTCCGAAAGAAAAGGAAAACAGGAGAAACAAGAAAAACCAGAATTTATCGTCCTTAAAAGTGCTCCTACGGTTCGGGAATTAGCAGACTTATTAGTTACTCCCGATACTGAAGTCATTAAACTTCTTTTCTTCAAAGGAATTGCCGTAAATATCACTGAAACTGTCGATTTAGAGATTGCGGAAATGGTGGCCAAAGAGTTGGGAGTGGAAGTAATTACGGAAGAGGAAAAAGCTAGTGCGGCTAAAACAGATATGTTAACAGAGGGAGATTTAGACAAACTGCAAAAACGTCCTCCTGTTGTAACAATTATGGGTCACGTAGATCATGGTAAAACAACCCTTCTTGATTCCATAAGAAACACAAAGGTAGTTCAGGGAGAAGCAGGGGGCATTACTCAACATATTGGTGCTTATCATGTAGATGTAGAACATGAGGGAGAAACTCAACAAATTGTGTTCTTAGATACTCCGGGTCACGAAGCCTTTACTGCAATGAGAGCAAGAGGTACAAAAGTCACTGATATTGCCGTGTTGGTGGTGGCGGCAGATGACGGAGTACGTCCTCAAACAAAAGAAGCTATTAGTCATGCTCGGGCGGCAAAAGTCCCCATTGTTGTGGCTATTAACAAAATTGATAAGAACGAAGCAAATCCCGATCGCGTCAAACAGGAATTAGCTGAATTAGAATTAGTTCCAGAGGATTGGGGAGGTGATACCGTCATGGTCCCTGTAAGTGCTTTAACTGGTGATAACTTAGATGCTCTTTTAGAGATGATAGTCTTAGTCTCTGAAGTGGAAGAATTATTAGCTAATCCAGATCGCAACGCTAAGGGAACTGTAATTGAAGCCCATTTAGATCGTGCAAGAGGACCTGTGGCAACATTGTTAGTACAAAATGGTACATTGAGAGTTGGTGATGTCATTGTTGCTGGTTCTGTAATGGGTAAAATTCGGGCGATGATCGATGATCGAGGTACAAAAGTAGAAGTTGCGAGTCCTTCTTTTGCCGTTGAAATTCTGGGTTTAAGTGAACTTCCAGAAGCAGGAGATGAGTTTGAAGTTTATTCCAATGAAAAAGACGCAAGAGCGATCGCAGAAAGCAGAGCGTCCGCAAAACGTGATAATCGCTTACAACAGGCAATGTCATCTCGCCGGGTGAGTTTAAGTAGCTTATCAGCACAAGCACAACAAGGAGAACTAAAAGAACTTAATTTGATTCTTAAAGCCGATGTACAGGGTTCTGTTGAAGCTATTTTAGGTTCATTAAAACAACTACCTCAAAATGAAGTACAAATCCGAGTCTTATTATCAGGTGCAGGAGAAGTAACAGAAACAGATGTAGATTTAGCCGCAGCTTCTGGAGCGGTAGTTATCGGATTTAATACAACTCTTGCACCCGGTGCACGCCAAGCCGCCGAACAAGAAGGGGTAGATATTCGAGAATATAACGTCATCTATAAATTATTAGATGAAATAGAAGGTGCAATGGAAGGCTTATTAGATCCAGAGGAAGTGGAAGAAAGTCTAGGAAGAGCTGAAGTGAGAGCCGTTTTCTCCGTTGGAAAAGGAGCTGTGGCAGGATGTTATGTCTTGTCAGGCAAAGTTGTCCGTAATCGCTTTATTCGAGTATTACGCAACGGAACAGAAATTTATAATGGTAATTTAGATTCTTTACGCCGTGTCAAAGACGATGTTAAAGAAGTTGCCTCTGGTTTTGAATGCGGTATTGCTGTTAATAAATTTAGCCAGTGGCAAGAAGGAGATATTATCGAGGCTTATGAAATGGTCTTTAAACGTCGTACTCTTTCCGCTTAA
- a CDS encoding efflux RND transporter periplasmic adaptor subunit gives MTDTQLKQVKEEERKPNQNKKNSSSSKSGKKWLVWGSVLLIGSAGTIGWFFWQNRQVATSAGVSNTMPPVPVTLSTLETEPIKTSTDVLGTLEASQTVNLQSEIEGRLVDILVREGQNVNRGEVLFALESDSLQAQLDSARATLASRQAQLAELEAGSRPEEIASAQARLNRAKIRLTNAKKGSSQEEIAQAQAQLESAKAQNELAQQRLNRYRNLRDEGAISSDQFDSFATEAKTAKANLEQAQRRLNQLQEGTQSDVRALQAEVEEAEQNLLLLQNGARQEEIDQARASVREAEANVRRLTVELDKTMIKAPIAGKISNIPVKVGDFIETDTTLTSITQNDLLELNISVPLEKAPDLELGLPVEVLNAQEEVIAVGKIDFISPNVTSDSQLVLAKAFFSNDVQNKLLNRQFIPARIVWDSSRGILVPSSAIFRIGGQGFVFVAEKNPEGEGLIAKQRPIKLGEIYDNAYEVLEGLQAGEKIISAGILKVQEGSPIQEMPENETKPINSSN, from the coding sequence GTGACTGATACACAATTAAAACAAGTAAAAGAAGAAGAAAGAAAGCCTAATCAGAATAAAAAAAATTCTTCCTCCTCAAAGTCTGGGAAAAAATGGCTCGTGTGGGGAAGTGTCTTATTGATTGGTAGCGCAGGAACTATTGGTTGGTTTTTTTGGCAAAATCGTCAGGTTGCAACTTCTGCAGGAGTTAGTAACACTATGCCCCCTGTACCAGTTACCCTTAGCACCCTAGAAACAGAACCCATCAAAACAAGCACTGATGTACTTGGGACATTGGAGGCAAGTCAAACAGTCAATCTACAATCAGAAATTGAAGGAAGATTGGTGGATATATTGGTTCGAGAAGGGCAAAATGTGAATAGAGGAGAGGTCTTGTTTGCCTTAGAAAGCGATTCGTTACAAGCCCAACTAGATTCTGCTCGGGCAACTTTAGCTTCTCGTCAAGCTCAGTTAGCGGAACTGGAAGCCGGAAGTCGTCCAGAAGAAATTGCGTCTGCTCAAGCCCGACTCAACAGGGCAAAAATTAGATTAACTAATGCGAAAAAAGGTTCTTCCCAAGAGGAAATTGCCCAAGCTCAAGCACAATTAGAGTCTGCTAAAGCTCAAAATGAGTTAGCACAACAGAGATTAAATCGTTATCGTAATTTGAGAGACGAAGGTGCGATTTCTAGTGATCAGTTTGATAGTTTTGCCACGGAAGCAAAAACGGCTAAAGCCAATTTAGAACAAGCTCAAAGACGTTTAAATCAATTACAAGAAGGCACACAATCTGATGTGAGAGCATTACAAGCAGAAGTGGAAGAAGCCGAACAAAATTTGTTGTTGTTACAAAATGGAGCAAGACAGGAGGAAATAGATCAAGCTAGAGCCTCTGTGCGGGAAGCAGAAGCAAATGTGAGAAGATTAACGGTGGAATTAGACAAAACAATGATTAAAGCTCCGATCGCAGGTAAAATTAGTAATATACCCGTTAAGGTCGGTGATTTTATTGAAACAGATACCACATTGACCAGTATCACTCAAAATGATCTTTTAGAATTAAACATATCTGTACCATTAGAAAAAGCTCCTGATCTTGAATTGGGTTTACCAGTAGAAGTTTTAAATGCTCAAGAAGAAGTAATAGCGGTGGGAAAAATTGATTTTATTTCTCCGAATGTTACATCTGACTCCCAATTAGTTTTGGCAAAAGCCTTCTTCAGCAATGATGTTCAAAACAAATTATTAAATCGCCAATTCATTCCTGCCCGAATTGTTTGGGATAGTAGTCGAGGAATTTTAGTACCTTCTAGTGCTATTTTCCGTATTGGTGGTCAAGGTTTTGTATTTGTAGCTGAAAAAAACCCTGAAGGAGAGGGATTAATTGCCAAACAAAGACCGATTAAATTGGGCGAAATCTACGACAATGCTTATGAGGTTTTGGAGGGTTTACAAGCAGGTGAAAAGATTATTAGTGCTGGAATTTTAAAGGTACAAGAAGGTAGTCCCATACAGGAAATGCCTGAAAATGAGACTAAACCCATTAATTCTAGTAATTAA
- a CDS encoding YlxR family protein: MRKLNKIKNYRRCISCQKIDHKNNFFRVVKNNAQQIITVDQGMGRSAYICKNVDCVAIAEKKRLAKALKTPISSDIYQQLWQKLKEMKNTVK, from the coding sequence ATGAGGAAGCTGAATAAAATTAAAAATTACCGCCGTTGTATTAGTTGTCAGAAAATCGATCATAAAAATAATTTTTTTAGGGTGGTGAAAAATAATGCCCAACAAATTATTACTGTTGATCAAGGAATGGGAAGATCAGCTTACATTTGCAAAAATGTCGATTGTGTTGCGATCGCAGAAAAAAAACGCCTAGCAAAAGCCCTTAAAACGCCCATTTCCTCAGACATCTATCAACAATTGTGGCAAAAACTCAAAGAAATGAAAAACACTGTAAAATAA